The following are encoded together in the Drosophila biarmipes strain raj3 chromosome 3L, RU_DBia_V1.1, whole genome shotgun sequence genome:
- the LOC108030743 gene encoding uncharacterized protein LOC108030743 — protein MPVRLSSARSLNNKWIDCPPLHHPQHPQHSRHALRPPRRPPSPTPPSPKLQLQPHSPIPVFQPVLLLVLLLILGPVPARCKDENCTFLEGYILQFVCHGTYVEEMRLQYKDRIPAIGTPYAIWKRSDTHDPSYLLISFYDSQLFNCYTVVMNSGKFYCDGRNFIEPNTEAARLHCINFPFHYTTHLYDACAKKPSTEGSPPISVAIAYMKDNIRRTDEAGPRIQCPAVVPLLVTTIPFLLSRYFGILLCQ, from the coding sequence ATGCCAGTGCGCCTCTCAAGCGCACGAAGTCTGAATAACAAGTGGATCGACTGTCCGCCGCTCCATCATCCTCAGCATCCCCAGCACTCTCGGCATGCCCTGCGGCCGCCCCGCAGGCCACCGAGTCCGACTCCGCCTTCGCCAAAACTCCAGCTCCAGCCCCACTCGCCGATTCCTGTGTTCCAGCCAGTGCTCCTCCTAGTGCTCCTGCTCATCCTCGGACCTGTCCCGGCCCGATGCAAGGACGAGAACTGCACCTTCCTTGAGGGATACATCCTGCAGTTCGTCTGCCACGGTACCTACGTTGAGGAGATGCGGCTGCAGTACAAGGACCGCATCCCAGCCATCGGGACGCCGTACGCCATCTGGAAGCGGTCCGACACCCACGACCCGTCCTACCTGCTCATCTCCTTCTACGACTCCCAGCTCTTCAACTGCTACACGGTGGTCATGAACAGCGGCAAGTTTTACTGCGATGGGCGCAACTTCATCGAGCCGAACACGGAGGCCGCTCGGCTGCACTGCATCAACTTCCCGTTCCACTATACCACACACCTGTACGATGCGTGTGCCAAGAAGCCGAGCACGGAGGGATCGCCGCCCATCTCGGTGGCCATCGCCTACATGAAGGACAACATCAGGAGGACGGACGAGGCAGGACCTCGCATACAATGCCCCGCGGTTGTGCCCCTCCTTGTGACCACGATCCCCTTTCTGCTATCGcgatattttggtattttactATGTCAATAA
- the LOC108030790 gene encoding putative phosphatidate phosphatase: MSKYSKLARGLCDLLIWAALSVASVLLHKLVRPFRRGFFCGDESLSYPHREGTIGHELIIAIALGVPTAVIAVVELFKQLPETGGKSRADGCRIAQRLGHLYRQAIFYLYGLAMVTFTTMLSKLCIGRLRPHFFTVCQPMLPDGSGCQDAQNLGRYIDSFTCSNANMSDFQFKQLNQSFPSGHASMAMYAMLYLAIYLQAALSTRVSKLLKHLLQFLFVMFGWYVSLTRITDYYHHWSDVLAGTALGVVFAWLTTAYVADLFVGRRWPKAGYSANTLRKPQVSPKSSTKSQAGGSTAGAAQPPALPAYTFGTLPYLAAHPAQAQAQYAQTYHNYGYVP, encoded by the coding sequence ATGTCCAAGTACTCGAAGCTGGCCCGCGGGCTCTGCGACCTGCTGATCTGGGCGGCCCTCAGCGTGGCCAGCGTGCTGCTCCACAAGCTGGTGCGTCCCTTCCGGCGGGGCTTCTTCTGCGGGGACGAGTCCCTCAGCTATCCGCACCGCGAAGGCACCATTGGCCACGAACTGATCATCGCCATTGCGCTGGGCGTGCCCACGGCAGTGATCGCAGTGGTGGAGCTGTTCAAGCAGCTGCCGGAGACGGGCGGCAAGAGTCGGGCGGACGGCTGCCGGATTGCCCAACGGCTGGGCCACCTGTACCGGCAGGCCATCTTCTACCTGTACGGCCTGGCCATGGTCACGTTCACCACGATGCTCTCGAAGCTGTGCATCGGACGCCTGCGACCGCACTTCTTCACAGTGTGCCAGCCCATGCTGCCGGACGGAAGTGGTTGCCAGGACGCCCAGAACCTGGGTCGCTACATCGACAGCTTCACGTGCAGCAACGCCAACATGTCCGACTTTCAGTTCAAACAGCTCAACCAGTCCTTCCCCAGCGGCCACGCCAGCATGGCGATGTACGCGATGCTCTACCTGGCCATCTACCTCCAGGCGGCGCTGAGCACGAGGGTGTCCAAGCTGCTGAAGCACCTGCTGCAGTTCCTCTTCGTGATGTTCGGCTGGTACGTCTCGCTGACGCGGATCACCGACTACTACCACCACTGGAGCGACGTCCTGGCGGGGACGGCGTTGGGCGTGGTGTTCGCCTGGCTCACCACTGCCTATGTGGCCGACTTATTCGTCGGCCGGCGGTGGCCCAAGGCCGGCTACTCGGCCAACACGTTGCGCAAGCCGCAGGTGTCGCCCAAGAGCTCGACGAAGTCCCAAGCGGGAGGATCCACCGCTGGAGCAGCACAGCCGCCCGCCCTGCCGGCCTACACCTTCGGAACGCTGCCCTACTTGGCGGCCCATCCGGCTCAGGCGCAGGCGCAGTACGCCCAGACCTATCACAACTACGGCTACGTGCCCTGA
- the LOC108030728 gene encoding uncharacterized protein LOC108030728, translated as MRLHLNLVGFLVYLLAPTLQICAFRSSGNCSLAYEVPFKFVCKGKVTKDLQTLFRDYRAPPETPYSVWHSEADDFDNDGVSMVLITFYSPKLSRFDSIILGKNGFLLSQFFLGTSGNGTYQQVIVSPSTLHCFPFNLRYPSELERHCLGKGLGDGDEVAKKPILFYGSLAIKIPEVPMSGARTFSLLRALLVVVCAETLY; from the coding sequence ATGCGCTTACACTTGAATTTAGTTggatttttggtatatttgcTGGCGCCCACACTTCAAATTTGTGCTTTTCGAAGCTCAGGAAATTGCTCACTGGCCTACGAGGTACCCTTTAAATTCGTGTGCAAGGGTAAAGTGACGAAAGATCTGCAAACACTGTTTCGGGACTATCGAGCACCCCCGGAAACGCCCTACTCCGTGTGGCACAGCGAGGCGGACGACTTCGACAACGACGGCGTTTCGATGGTCCTGATCACGTTCTACTCCCCGAAGCTGTCAAGATTTGACTCCATCATTCTGGGAAAAAATGGGTTTTTGCTTAGCCAATTCTTCTTAGGGACGTCAGGGAACGGAACCTATCAACAAGTTATTGTCTCACCTTCTACTCTGCACTGCTTCCCCTTCAATCTGCGCTATCCGAGTGAACTTGAGAGGCATTGCCTTGGAAAAGGCTTGGGTGACGGAGACGAAGTGGCCAAGAAGCCGATCCTGTTCTACGGTTCTCTTGCCATCAAAATTCCCGAGGTCCCGATGAGCGGTGCGCGAACATTCAGTCTGCTAAGGGCGCTGCTGGTAGTCGTGTGTGCCGAGACCCTTTATTAA
- the LOC108030793 gene encoding putative phosphatidate phosphatase — protein MSFSLSFRPPLRLLVDAVLLGLLLVLVENFGRFWGPPTKRGFFCDDESLMYPYHENTVSPTLLHWLGLYLPLTGLVVLESCLCYRADTSYWQVFNTTRWFLYGYVFNDLLKSIGKHTIGRLRPHFFAVCSPHFPDGSSCSDEAYRGVLKYQTDYDCRPDLSGATEDMIRDVRVSFPSGHSAMAFYGLVFVALLLRHRRWPLPGSLLGPVLQLACVSLAWFVALSRVMDYKHHWSDVAAGSLLGAGTAFAVIRAAALEEGRRRCQDAQASVKQEAAVAEGAAAKGVQQMPHDLCLVSCQSSN, from the coding sequence ATGAGTTTCAGTCTAAGCTTCCGGCCGCCCCTTCGCCTGCTGGTGGACGCTGTCCTGCTGGGCCTCCTCCTAGTCCTGGTGGAGAACTTCGGCCGCTTCTGGGGCCCGCCCACGAAGCGCGGCTTCTTCTGCGACGACGAGTCCTTGATGTACCCGTACCATGAGAACACCGTGAGCCCCACCCTGCTGCACTGGCTGGGCCTGTACCTCCCGCTGACTGGCCTGGTCGTCCTGGAGAGCTGCCTCTGTTACCGGGCGGACACGTCCTACTGGCAGGTGTTCAACACCACGCGCTGGTTTCTCTACGGCTACGTCTTCAACGACCTACTCAAGAGCATTGGCAAGCACACAATCGGACGACTGAGGCCCCACTTCTTCGCGGTGTGCAGTCCCCACTTCCCGGACGGGAGCAGCTGTTCCGATGAGGCGTACCGCGGAGTGCTGAAATACCAGACGGACTACGACTGCCGGCCTGATCTCTCCGGAGCCACCGAGGACATGATCCGGGACGTCAGAGTGTCCTTCCCCAGCGGCCACTCCGCCATGGCCTTCTACGGCCTGGTCTTCGTGGCGCTGCTCCTGCGACACCGCCGCTGGCCCCTGCCAGGATCCCTGCTGGGCCCCGTGCTGCAGCTGGCCTGCGTGAGCCTGGCGTGGTTCGTGGCTCTCAGCCGGGTCATGGACTACAAGCACCACTGGTCGGATGTTGCGGCCGGCTCGCTGCTGGGAGCCGGCACCGCCTTTGCGGTCATCCGGGCTGCGGCGCTGGAGGAGGGGCGCAGGAGGTGCCAGGATGCGCAGGCGAGTGTGAAGCAGGAGGCTGCGGTGGCCGAGGGAGCCGCAGCCAAGGGTGTCCAGCAGATGCCGCATGACTTGTGTCTGGTTTCGTGCCAGAGCTCTAATTAG
- the LOC108030792 gene encoding putative phosphatidate phosphatase, with translation MCGNPNTRLLSRLVIDFLILLGIYGVALVVLPQQLATAQRGFHCSDASLKYPYRQPWLTKVHLTIAVVALPAAFVLVVEMLRAAVVPTSTELKQRFVFVGARIPSFISECYKAVGVYLFGLGLTLLAIRLTKHSTGRLRPYFFDVCQPTWGEEGVEGCSGLSAENSTHFLEDFTCTEFAASQDLLALVRLSFPSGFVATTCYAMGFLIFYAQARLFAPWLRLVRASLQLACGSVALVFSWERISTYQNHLTDVAAGAALGSLLALFATVFVAHMFEEVRVKRRQWPRNEQIYGYAGYYNRATFGY, from the coding sequence ATGTGCGGCAATCCGAACACGCGCTTGCTCTCTCGGCTCGTCATCGATTTCCTGATTCTTCTGGGGATCTATGGAGTCGCCCTGGTGGTGCTGCCCCAGCAGCTGGCCACGGCCCAGCGGGGATTCCACTGCAGCGATGCCAGCCTCAAATATCCCTACCGCCAGCCCTGGCTGACCAAGGTCCACCTGACGATCGCAGTGGTGGCCTTGCCGGCGGCCTTTGTGCTCGTGGTGGAGATGCTCCGGGCCGCCGTGGTGCCCACTTCCACGGAGCTGAAGCAGCGCTTCGTCTTCGTGGGCGCCCGCATACCCAGCTTCATCAGCGAGTGCTACAAGGCCGTCGGCGTGTACCTCTTTGGCCTGGGTCTGACCCTGCTGGCTATCCGGTTGACCAAACACTCGACGGGGCGGCTGAGGCCCTACTTCTTCGACGTCTGCCAGCCCACGTGGGGTGAGGAGGGTGTGGAGGGCTGCTCCGGCCTGTCCGCGGAGAACTCCACCCACTTCCTCGAAGACTTTACCTGCACGGAGTTCGCCGCCTCTCAGGACCTGCTCGCTCTGGTGCGCCTCTCCTTCCCCAGCGGATTTGTGGCCACAACCTGCTACGCCATGGGTTTCCTGATCTTCTACGCGCAGGCCAGGCTCTTCGCCCCCTGGCTGCGATTGGTTCGAGCCAGCCTGCAACTGGCGTGTGGCTCGGTGGCCTTGGTGTTTTCCTGGGAGCGCATCTCCACCTACCAGAACCACTTGACGGATGTGGCGGCGGGCGCTGCTCTTGGTAGCCTTTTGGCCCTCTTCGCCACCGTGTTTGTGGCCCACATGTTCGAGGAGGTGCGGGTGAAGCGCCGTCAGTGGCCAAGAAACGAGCAGATCTACGGCTATGCGGGGTACTACAACAGAGCCACTTTCGGCTATTAA
- the LOC108030745 gene encoding uncharacterized protein LOC108030745, whose translation MKGKLWMLPLAYLLASSEGSFDSCEFMLENEVPFTLACKAEYSTDLKLNYRDIWVKADMPYFLWWRRQPSLELLVSFYESPISTCKNVSLSLNCLHCSDSEEPGIHIRPEGFHCFDFSFSYVRELMKHCGLPPEPRIDRVAIHYARRVPNRDIPSEAHRALPWTLRW comes from the coding sequence ATGAAAGGGAAGCTGTGGATGCTGCCACTCGCCTATCTTCTGGCCTCCTCCGAGGGCTCTTTCGACTCTTGCGAGTTTATGCTGGAAAACGAGGTGCCCTTCACACTGGCCTGCAAGGCCGAGTACAGCACCGACCTCAAGCTGAACTACCGAGACATTTGGGTCAAGGCCGACATGCCCTACTTTCTTTGGTGGAGGCGACAGCCGAGTCTGGAGTTGCTGGTCTCCTTCTACGAGTCCCCCATATCAACCTGCAAGAACGTTAGCCTGAGCCTCAACTGTCTTCACTGCTCAGACTCCGAAGAGCCCGGCATCCACATCCGACCCGAGGGCTTCCATTGCTTCGACTTCTCGTTCTCCTATGTGCGGGAGCTGATGAAGCACTGTGGCCTGCCTCCCGAGCCGAGGATCGATCGCGTGGCCATTCACTACGCCAGGCGGGTCCCCAATCGAGACATTCCCTCCGAGGCCCACCGAGCTCTTCCTTGGACCCTCAGATGGTAA
- the LOC108030789 gene encoding putative phosphatidate phosphatase, producing MRDATEDQPVALSMPASESASASAGGAASDRRQTRRLLVELLVVVILVIPICVYEFAVDPVRRGFFCDDESISYPFQDNTVTPVMLGLIVGLLPAVVFVGVEYVSHLRAGDISATVELLGWRVSTWYVELGRQSTYFCFGLLLTFDATEVGKYTIGRLRPHFLAVCQPQLSDGSMCSDPVNLHRYVENYECAGEGFTVEDVRQARLSFPSGHSSLVFYAMVYVALYLQRKITWRGSKLSRHFVQFALVMVAWYTALSRVMDHWHHWSDVLTGSVLGVAGALITACFIARMFDGGVDSILSRGLRRENTAATLQEDVCPTTPPPYSASSSFNGDQYCSKV from the coding sequence ATGCGCGACGCGACCGAAGACCAGCCCGTTGCCCTCTCCATGCCGGCCTCCGaatccgcctccgcctccgctgGAGGAGCGGCCTCCGACCGCCGACAGACGCGGCGTCTGCTCGTGGAGCTCCTGGTGGTGGTGATACTCGTCATCCCCATCTGCGTGTACGAGTTCGCGGTGGATCCCGTGCGGCGGGGCTTCTTCTGCGACGACGAGAGCATCAGCTATCCGTTCCAGGACAACACCGTAACGCCCGTCATGCTCGGCCTGATCGTGGGCCTGCTGCCGGCCGTGGTCTTCGTGGGGGTGGAGTACGTGAGCCACCTGAGAGCCGGAGACATCTCGGCCACCGTGGAGCTGCTGGGCTGGCGGGTGTCCACCTGGTACGTGGAGCTGGGCCGCCAGTCCACCTACTTCTGCTTCGGGCTGCTGCTCACCTTCGACGCCACCGAGGTGGGCAAGTACACCATCGGTCGCCTGAGGCCGCACTTCCTGGCCGTTTGCCAGCCGCAGCTGTCGGATGGCAGTATGTGCTCTGACCCGGTCAATCTCCACCGCTATGTGGAAAACTACGAGTGCGCCGGCGAGGGCTTCACCGTGGAGGATGTGCGCCAGGCCAGGCTCAGCTTCCCCAGTGGACACTCCAGCTTGGTCTTCTACGCCATGGTCTACGTGGCGCTCTACTTGCAGCGGAAGATCACCTGGCGGGGATCCAAGTTGAGCCGCCACTTCGTGCAGTTCGCTCTGGTGATGGTGGCCTGGTACACGGCCCTCAGCCGCGTGATGGACCACTGGCACCACTGGTCCGACGTCCTCACGGGATCGGTGCTGGGCGTGGCCGGCGCCCTAATCACCGCCTGCTTCATAGCCAGGATGTTCGACGGGGGCGTGGACAGCATCCTGAGCAGGGGTCTGCGGAGAGAGAACACGGCGGCCACGCTGCAGGAGGATGTGTGCCCCACCACGCCGCCGCCCTACTCCGCGAGTAGCAGCTTCAACGGGGATCAGTACTGTTCGAAGGTCTAG
- the LOC108030777 gene encoding LOW QUALITY PROTEIN: uncharacterized protein LOC108030777 (The sequence of the model RefSeq protein was modified relative to this genomic sequence to represent the inferred CDS: inserted 1 base in 1 codon): protein MHRLSIPLLLVFATAHRSAVSLEDGSDELSCPLIQEARLKFLCGGVYTADLFLKYKDALTTVEAPYSVFYHLQNGFYFLLVSFNESPVQKCESTIQLNDGLDFFCGDGESPLRLAKSQVFCHRNIMSYVDDLIYECTKPITHFVNAEWEGEAAIHYAAKSKPQKLDSAARMPSLGALLSCLACALLXEVILLSPDIFEVEDEFQSDQNAILLHVRAALHCA, encoded by the exons ATGCACAGATTGAGTATTCCATTGCTTTTGGTCTTCGCAACGGCTCACCGATCTGCCGTTTCCTTGGAAGACGGGTCAGATGAGCTCTCCTGCCCGTTGATCCAGGAGGCCCGCTTAAAGTTCCTCTGCGGAGGAGTATACACCGCCGATCTCTTCTTGAAATACAAGGACGCTCTCACTACTGTTGAGGCTCCCTACTCGGTTTTCTACCACCTCCAAAACGGGTTCTATTTTCTGTTGGTGAGCTTCAATGAGTCCCCAGTGCAAAAGTGCGAAAGTACGATCCAGCTGAACGATGGCTTAGACTTCTTTTGCGGAGACGGCGAATCGCCCTTGAGACTGGCGAAGTCCCAGGTATTTTGCCACAGGAACATAATGAGTTACGTTGATGACCTGATATACGAGTGCACAAAGCCAATTACCCATTTTGTAAATGCGGAATGGGAGGGAGAGGCTGCGATCCACTATGCTGCCAAGTCCAAGCCACAAAAACTGGATTCTGCTGCACGGATGCCTAGCCTCGGAGCTTTGCTGTCCTGCCTGGCATGCGCCTTGC CCGAAGTGATTTTGCTGTCACCTGATATATTTGAAGTTGAGGATGAATTCCAGTCTGATCAAAATGCGATTCTGCTCCATGTTCGTGCTGCTCTACATTGTGCGTAA